One Centroberyx gerrardi isolate f3 chromosome 2, fCenGer3.hap1.cur.20231027, whole genome shotgun sequence DNA window includes the following coding sequences:
- the man1b1a gene encoding endoplasmic reticulum mannosyl-oligosaccharide 1,2-alpha-mannosidase, with amino-acid sequence MTVHPVPEMYPPSRKDFISLTLSDQHSRTYNNGKHRRQSCWRKWKQLSRLQRSLILFLLALLLIFGLLSYPSLAEQWRGLSDREDWLELDDRELKGMPPGVKPVVGPAVGKAPVHVEGPDLGPAVGPGLIPDAAAEPQRPKVPILPKPPIKKRPFLNKRGPPSLQKGGNVSDSVGREKPEQEVVKAEEGEEENEEGKIVSWRGAMIEADQATEPLPSANEKEAAAPPVPASPDDAVPLAPVSVGPVDRLEAVREAFRHAWKGYKEFAWGHDELKPISKTFGEWFGLGLTLIDALDTMWILGLKEEFGEARNWVEKELSFSKNVDVNLFESTIRILGGLLSTYHLTGDELFLEKAKDIGSRLMPAFKTPSKIPFSDVNIGKGTAHPPRWTSDSTLAEVTSIQLEFRELSRLTQDTQYQEVVNEVMKLVHKLPGKHDGLVPMFINTNSGQFTHKGVFTLGARADSYYEYLLKQWIQGGKTEDDLLEDYLQAVEGVKKHLLRQTGPSRLTFVGELSHNRFNPKMDHLVCFLPGTLALGAHNGLPGDHMDLAVQLMETCHQLYVQMETGLSPEIAHFNLQPHDGRDVDVKPADRHNLLRPETVESLFYMYRFTKDTKYRDWGWDILQSFNKYTKVSSGGYTSINNVRDPVSPGPRDKMESFFLGETLKYFYLLFSDDMELLSLDKYVFNTEAHPLPIWPSPPK; translated from the exons AAATGGAAGCAGCTGTCTCGGCTACAGCGGAGTCTCATCCTGTTCCTGCTGGCTCTGCTGCTCATATTTGGACTGCTTTCCTATCCCAGCCTCGCAGAGCAGTGGAGAG GCTTGTCGGACAGGGAGGACTGGCTGGAGCTGGATGACAGGGAGTTGAAGGGCATGCCTCCAGGGGTGAAGCCTGTGGTGGGGCCAGCTGTCGGCAAGGCTCCAGTCCACGTAGAAGGGCCAGATCTGGGGCCAGCTGTGGGTCCAGGGCTCATTCCAGATGCCGCTGCAGAGCCCCAGAGACCAAAAGTCCCCATTCTGCCCAAACCTCCCATTAAG AAAAGACCATTCCTAAACAAAAGAGGTCCGCCAAGCCTGCAGAAAGGGGGAAATGTGTCGGACTCAGTGGGGAGGGAAAAGCCAGAGCAAGAGGTAGTTAAAgctgaagaaggagaggaggagaacgaAGAGGGGAAGATTGTCAG CTGGCGAGGAGCGATGATAGAAGCAGACCAGGCCACAGAACCGTTACCCTCTGCCAATGAGAAAGAAGCTGCAGCGCCTCCAGTGCCAGCCAGCCCTGATGACGCTGTTCCACTGGCACCAG TTTCAGTTGGACCCGTGGACAGGCTGGAGGCGGTACGCGAGGCCTTCAGACACGCGTGGAAGGGCTATAAGGAGTTCGCCTGGGGACACGACGAGCTCAAGCCCATCTCCAAGACTTTCGGGGAGTGGTTCGGCCTGGGTTTGACGCTCATCGATGCTCTGGACACCATGTGGATTCTGGGACTGAAAGAAG AGTTTGGGGAAGCAAGGAATTGGGTGGAAAAAGAGCTCTCCTTCTCCAAGAATGTGGATGTGAACCTTTTTGAGAGCACCATCCGTATCTTAGGGGGCCTGCTGAGCACCTACCACCTAACAGGAGATGAACTTTTCCTAGAGAAGGCT AAAGACATTGGGTCCAGGTTGATGCCTGCCTTCAAAACACCCTCCAAGATCCCGTTCTCAGATGTCAACATTGGGAAGGGAACGGCTCACCCCCCTCGATGGACATCAGACAGCACGCTGGCCGAGGTCACGAGCATCCAGCTGGAATTCAGGGAGCTGAGCCGCCTCACCCAGGATACACAGTATCAG gaGGTTGTGAATGAGGTAATGAAGCTGGTCCACAAGCTGCCAGGGAAGCATGACGGCCTGGTGCCCATGTTCATCAACACCAACAGCGGCCAGTTCACCCACAAAGGAGTCTTCACGCTGGGCGCCAGGGCAGACAGCTACTATGAATACCTGCTCAAACAGTGGATCCAGGGAGGCAAGACAGAAGACGA CCTGTTGGAGGACTACCTTCAGGCTGTGGAGGGAGTGAAGAAGCACCTTCTGAGACAGACGGGGCCGAGCAGATTGACCTTTGTCGGAGAGTTGTCCCACAACCGCTTCAACCCCAAGATg GACCACCTGGTGTGCTTCCTGCCTGGAACCTTGGCACTCGGGGCCCACAACGGCCTCCCAGGGGATCACATGGATCTAGCTGTGCAGCTGATGGAGACCTGTCACCAGCTGTATGTTCAGATGGAGACCGGACTGAGTCCTGAGATCGCACACTTCAACCTGCAGCCCCATGACGGGCGTGACGTTGATGTCAAG cctgcagacagacacaaccTGCTGCGACCGGAAACGGTGGAAAGTCTGTTCTACATGTACAGGTTCACTAAGGACACAAAGTACAGAGACTGGGGATGGGACATACTACAGAGCTTCAACAAGTACACTAAG gtCTCCAGTGGAGGCTATACCTCCATTAACAACGTCCGCGACCCCGTTAGCCCAGGACCCAGGGACAAGATGGAGAGTTTCTTCCTGGGTGAGACGCTGAAGTACTTCTATCTGCTCTTCTCCGACGACATGGAGCTGCTCAGTCTAGACAAGTATGTCTTCAACACAGAGGCCCATCCTCTCCCCATCTGGCCCTCTCCGCCCAAGTGA